The genomic window ACCAACTCCTCCATAGAATAGTTTACTCaaataggcagaaaatgagcggatttggttaaacgatccacgatcacccaaaccgcaTCAAATCCTGACCTAGTCCTCGGTAATCCGGTCATAAAATCCATCGTAATTCCTTTCcatttccactgaggaatctcaagtggctgtAGCATTTCCGATGGTTTCTAATGCTCTATCTTTACTTTTTGGCACGTCAGGCACTTGGATACCACTGTtgctacatcacctttcatcccaggCTACCATAACATCTTCTTTAAGTCGTAGTACATCTTTGTACTTCCGGGATGAATAGAAAACTCACCGTTATGAGATTCCAAAAATAAGTCTTGCCTCAAACTCCCGACATCCAGTATACAAATTCTTCCCTTGTATCTCCATAATCCTTCACCATCCTTAGTGAATTCTCCACGCCTCTTATCACCAACTGGTTGAAACAATTGCTGGAGCTtttgctcatcttgctgagcccttTGAATCTCCGTTTTAAACGTACCTGAAATTTGTAACTGGTTCAAACAAGCTCTTccggcaacttcaccaatatctagcttaagatccacaaacttatccactAGCTCCTCTTATTTGATTCTCATCCATGCTATGGTTAAAGACTTCCGACTTAATGCATCCGCCACCACGTTCAcctttccagggtgataactcaGTTTACAATCATAATCCTTTAACAACTTCATCCACATCCTCTGATGCATATTGAGCtttttctgatcaaagatgtacttgagactcttatgatcagaaaagacactaaacctcactccgtacaagtggtgtctccaaatcttcaatgcaaacacaatcgccaCTAATTTCAAGTCATGATTTGGGTTTACCTCATGCGGTCTTAGCTGATgcgatgcgtaagccaccacattccggtgttgcatcagcacgcaacccaaacccttcaaaGAAGCATCACAATATACTTGAAACGGTTCATGCGGTTATGGTAAAATCAAAACAGGTGCTGAAGTTTATTTTTGCTTCAAAGTTTGAAAACTTTCTTCACACTCCGACGTCCACACAAAAGGCACTTTTCTTCCTTGTCAACTAGGTCATCGGCAGTGCTATCCGGGAGAATCCTTCGATAAATCTCCGGTATATCCAGCTAATCCTAAAAAGCTCCTAACTTCCGTCACTGTAGttggtctttcccattccatcaccgcctgatgagcggataatttatacgctttttggcattatttttaggtagtttttagtatgttttagttaatttttattatgtttttattagtttttatgcaaaattcacatttttggactgtgagtttgtgtatttatctgtgatttcaggtattttctggctgaaattgagggacctgagcaaaaatctgatttagaggctaaaaaaggactgcagatgttgttggattctgacctcccttcactcgaaatgaattttctggagctacagaaacccaattggctctctctcaattgcgttaaaaagtagacatccagggctttccagcaatatataatagtctatactttgctcgagttttgatgatgcaaactggcgttcaaacgccaatttcCTGTCCTactctgaagttaaacgccagaaacaggttacaaaccagagttaaacaccacaaacaggctgcaacctggcgtttaaccccaagagaagcctctacacgtgtaaagctcaatgctcagcccaagcacacagcaagtgggccctggaagtggatttctgcactatctgcacttagttacttattttctgtaaccctagctactagtttagtataaaaactacttttagtgatttatttcacatctttagacgtttagtccttagacctaggtcttggttattctggttccccctctggggccgaagccaatgaacaccattatcacttatgtattttcaacggtggagtttctacaccccatagattaaggtgtggggcTCTACTATTCcacatgaattaatgcaaagtacaattgttttgcatccaacagtactaaagaagcatcttctgaagaagaagcttatgatcctgagaaccctgcaatagcataggtgaattacatgggagaaccctatggaaacacctataatccttcataaagaaatcatccaaatttctcatggaaggaccaacagaagcctcaacaaggcttcaacaataatggtggaagaaataggtttagcaatagcaagccttttccatcatcttctcagtaacagacagagaattctgaacagagccattctggcctggcaaccatagtctttgatctatccaaaaccacactaagttttatgaatgaaacaaggtcctccattagaaatttggaggcataggtgggtcagctgagtaagaagattactgaaactcctcccagtactctcccagtgactaacatggccgaacctggagagagtgaggaggacgtgagtcccagtgagaaaagcctcatgggatgtcctctggatagaaaggagtttccctttaaggaaccaaaggaatctgaggctcatacagagaccatagagattccattgaactttcttctgccattcatgagctctgatgaatattcttcttctgaagaggatgaagacatcactaaagagcaagttgctaagtacctaggagaaatcatgaagctgaatgccaagttatttggtaataagtCTTGGGAGGATGatccccccttgctcaccaatgaactgaataaattaatgaggcagacattacctcagaagaaaccagatcccagaaaattcttcataccttgtaccataggcaccatgacctttgagaaggctctgtgtgacctggggtcagggataccttcctagccacagcaaaagctgtgattgatgttgacagaggagagttggtccttaagttgaatgaggactaccttgtattcaagactcaaggttctccttctgtaaacatggagaggaagcatgaaaagcttctctcaatacagagtcaaacaaaacccccacattcaaactctaagtttggtgtttagaagccacaaccaaactctaagtttggtgttgagaggccccaaccctgctctgattatctgtgaggctccatgagagctcactgtcaagctattgacattaaagaagcgcttattgggaggcaacccaatgttatctaattatatctatttattttccattgttattttatattttctttaggttgatgatcatgtgaagtcacaaaaaccactgaaaaatcaaaaacagaatgaaaaacagcacaccctggaggataagcttactggcatttaaacgccagtaagaaacatcagactggcgtttaacgccagaaagaagcatcaagctggcattaaatgTTAAcactagaaacaagcaccaacttggcgttaaacgccaataaagGGAGTGATGGattattttggaaaataaattccaacacccaagactcaccggcaagtgtaccggatcgcatcaagtagtaataactcacatgagtgaggtcgatcccacagggattgaaggattgagcaactttagtttagtggttgatttagtcaagcaaatcaagtattggtttgagtggtttgtaattgacagaagctaaatttcatgaattgtaaagggagagggaagaattgcagtaaattatagagcaaagaaagtaaagaagctgaatcttaaagtgcaagtaatataaattgcagaaacttagattgcaagaaatgtaaacaactgaagcttaaagtgcaagaaatgtaaattgcttgaataataaaaggatCTGGGggctgggattgcagaatttaaacaagaagaagTTAAAGACAATtaacagagaagtagaagaagaattaaGATGCAGCAGATTTAAACAAGGAAAGGAAAATTTCTTTGAACACAAAAAGAAAGTAGAATGTAATCCAATTGCAGTAGCTAAATGGAAATTGAATATCTcaggggtggaagagactagaaaacaagtctagatctcaagtccttccttgatctaataagaacaattgcaaaagaaatggaaaagtaaattgcagaagaagtagaaaagaaagcagtaaagaggatttggattcaaatctcaattgctaaaattatgcagaaaaatgacaaagagatctcaaagtgagattaaaacagaatttcttcaattcttcacccaagatccaagacaagaagtagaGAATGCaaaggcaagaacaaggaagaagagagatcaattctccttcccaattctccaaaATAAACTCagaaatccaaaatcaaagtaaagctctcaaaattacaagttaaaattctaaaagaaagtaaaagtccCTATCTAAATCAAACTAGTTTCTATTTTTGCACTTCctgtttttggatttttgaatttggagtgggccttttaatttggtgaaaaattgaatttaaattgaattttggttCAATTGTGGTCCATGGGTGTTTGCTCCCAGTAGAGTGCTCTGCTCCTGGTGAGAGCGTAGCATTGTGGCTCATGTCCTTGGCCCTTTGTTACGTGCCAAGCTTGGGTAGCACCAgggtagcgctctgctctccttgaGAGCGCAGCATCATGCTGCCTTGGAGCTTGTCTTGTGCGCACCAATCCTCCCTGGGCCGTGTCCATGTTGCGCGCATCATGCCTCCTTGGCCGAGTCATACTTGCGCAAGGAATAAGGAGAGTAGCactctgctcttggcaagagcgtagCATTGTTACTCCAAGGGAAGGTTCCTGGTTCGAATCTTGCTGGAGGCATGCGCTGGCCAATTTCTTTTGTGCACAAAGTGGCGCCTTGcttcttgcttccttgaggtgcttTGTTCGATCCTTGGGGATAGCATTTTagccatttttggcttattttcctttgtgagtagcgctccctTCCTTCCTTAGGTGCCTGGTTCGAATCTTGTGGCAAGCATTGGCAACCATtttctttgaatttatttttggaaggcccccgataatgctcttgacaagagcggagcatcatgcttctcccctttctttcttggtTCATTATTATGCtccgctctcaaggagagcgtagcatccaagccttcgcttccttggttcattgttgtgctCCCTTGGAGAGCACTGAGCTCTTAGGGAGAGCGCTGTGGCTTTCCTTCTTCAATGTGCCACGCTTCCTTGTTTCTTTTCCCACGCTTTTCTCTTCTTTGGGCCacgttttcttgttttcttcttttcttcacctacaagtaatcaaaacaaccaatcaaagtatcaccaaattcacatgGTTTATGAATCATCCAAAaaccaattaaatttagcttaaacctcatgatttagtatcaattaaagggtggttgattgattcaaggaaaccatgcaattccactccaaattactaacttacaatgcaagaaagtgcataaaacctaatgaaacaagtgcaaaaatgcttgaaaaactatcatatgatgacttgtcatcagggagagaagctggcgttaaacgccagaaacaagcagcaacctggcgtttaacgccagaagtgcactctaagggcgttttacacgcctaaatggagcagggatgataaatccttgacccctcaggacctgtggaccccacaggatccccacctaccccatctctctctctctcttcttcacaccttttcatcacactcttccccaaatacccctcaccactccttcattttcacacattacaaccactacttctactccttggccgaaccacatatccccctccatctccttcattttcttcttctactactactttctttcttcttttgctcgaggacgagcaaacattttaagtttagtgtggtaaaagcattactttttatttttccataaccattaatggcacctaaggccagagaaacctcaagaaagaggaaagggaaggcaattgcttccacctctgagtcatggaagatggagagattcatctcaaaggtccatcaagaccacttctatgaagttatggccaagaaaaaggtgatctctgaggtcccttttaagctcaaaaagggcgaatatccggagatccgacatgagattagaagaagaggatggaaagttctctccaatcctattcaataaGTCAGAATCtgaatggttcaagagttctatgcaaacgcatggatcactaagaaccatgatcaaagtatgaacccgaatccaaagaactggcttacaatggttcagggaaaatacttagattttagtccaaaaaatgtaaggttggcgttcaacttgccaatgatgtaaGAAAATGCACGTCCCTACACTAGAAggatcaactttgatcaaaggttggaccaagtcctcatggacatatgtgtggaaggagctcaatggaaaattgactcaagaaacaagccagttcaattgagaagaccggaccttaagcctgtggctagaggatggttggagttcatccaatgctctatcactcctactagcaaccgatccaaagtaactgtggatcgggctatcatgatccatagtatcatgattggggaggaagtggaagttcatgagattatacctcaagaactctacaaggtggctaacaagtcctccactttggcaacattagcctttcctcacctcatttgtcacctctgtaattcggctgggattgtcataaagggagacatcctcattgaagaggacaagcccatcactaaaaataagatggagcaaacaagagagtccactcatggacctcaacaagagcatgaggaagttcctcatcatgaaattcctgagatgcctcaagggatgcactttcctccacaaaactattgggagcaaattaacacctccctaggagaattaagttccaacatgagacaactaagggtggagcaccaagagcattccatcctcctccatgaaattagagaagatcaaagagctatgagggaggagcaacaaaggcaaggaagagacattaaggagctaaagcactccataagatcttcaagaggaagaactagccgccatcactaaggtggacccgttccttaatctacTTGCtcttgttttttctatttttcgaaaattttactttatgttttatttatgtttgtgtcttattacatgatcactagtgtcaaagtgtctatgtcttaaagctatgaatgtcctatgaatccatcacctttcttaaaaaaaatgtttttaatcacaaaagaacaagaagtacatgaatttcgaattcatccttgaaaattagtttaattattttgatgtggtgacaatactttttgttttctgaatgaatgcttgaacagtgcatatgtcttttgaatttgttgtttatgaatgttaaaattgttggctcttgaagaataatgaaaaaggagaaatattattgataatctaaaaaatcataaaattgattcttgaagcaagaaaaagcagtgaagaacaaagcttgtgaaaaaaaatatggcaaaaataaaaaaaaaaaggaaagaaaaagaaaaagcaagcagaaaaagccaagagctctttaaaccaaaaggcaagagcaaaaagccaataaccctttaaaccaaaaggcaagggtaaaaggatccaaggctttgagcattaatggataggagggcctaaaggaataaaatcctggcctaagcgggtaaaccaagctgtccctaaccatgtgcttgtggtgtgaatgtgtcaagtgaaaagcttgagactgagcggttaaagtcgtgatccaaagcaaaaagagtgtgcttaaaaaccctggacacctctaattggggactctagcaaagctgagtcacaatctgaaaaggttcacccagttatgtgtctgtggcatttatgtatccggtggtaatactggaaaacaaagtgcttagggccacggccaagactcataaagtagctatgttcaagaatcaacatactgaactaggagaatcaataacactatctaaattctgagttcctatagatgccaatcattctgaacttcaaaggataaagtgagatgccaaaactgttcagaggcaaaatgCTACTagttccgctcatctaattggagctaagtttcattgatattttagaatttatagtatattctcttctttttatcctattttattttcagttgcttggggacaagcaacaatttaagtttggtgttgtgatgagcggataatttatacactttttggcattgtttttaggtagtttttagtatgttttagttaatttttattatgtttttattagtttttatgcaaaattcacatttctggactttaccatgagtttgtgtgtttttctgtgatttcaagtattttctggctgaaattgagggacctgagcaaaaatctgattcagaggctaaaaaaggactgcagatgctgttggattctgacctcccttcactcgaaatgaattttctagagctacagaaacctaattggctctctctcaattgcgttggaaagtagacatccaggcatttccagcaatatataatagtccatgctttgcttgagttttgatgacacaaactggcgttcaaacgccaatttcctgccctattctgaagttaaaccccagaaacaggttacaaaccagagttaaacgccacaaacaggctgcaacctggcgtttaactccaagagaagcctctacacgtgtaaagcttaatgctcagcccaagcacacagcaagtgggccccggaagtggatttctgcactatctgcacttagttacttattttctataaccttagctactagtttagtataaaaactacttttagtgatttatttcacatctttggaTGTTTAGTCCATAGACCTAggtcttggttattctggttccccctctggggccgaagccaatgaacaccattatcacttatgtattttcaacggtggagtttctacaccccatagattaaggtgtggagctctgctgttcctcatgaattaatgcaaagtactattatttttccattcaattcaagcttattcttattctaagatattcattcgcacccaagaacatgatgaatgtgatgattatgtgacactcatcaccattctcacctatgaacgcgtgcttgacaaccactttcaTTCTACATTAAAAAGCGCTTggatgcatatctcttagcctccattccaaaagatcggagtcttcgtggtataagctagaatcaattggtagcattcttgagatccggaaagtctaaaccttgtttgtggtattccgagtaggatctgggatgggatgactgtgatgagcttcaaactcgcgagtgttggtcgtagtgacagacgcaaaaggatcaatggatcctattccaacatgagtgagaaccgacagatgattagccgtgcggtgacagtgcatttggaccattttcactaagaggacggacggtagccattgacaacggtgaacccccaacatacagcttgcatggaaaggagtatgaatgattgaatgaagacagtagaaaagcagagattcagaagaaacaaagcatctccatacgcttatctgaaatctcaCCAAtgattacataagtatttctatcttattttctattttatttatattttaattatcaaaacctcataaccatttaaatctgcctgactgagatttacaaggatgaccatagcttgcttcaagccgataatctccgtgggatcgacccttactcacgtaaggtttattacttggacgacctagtgtacttactggttagttgtgcgaagttgtaaagaagaattgagattatgattgtgcgtaccaagtttttggcgccattgagatcacaatttcgtgcaccaccaccTCTACTTTCGAAGGATCTATGGCTATCCCTCCTTTGCTTACCACATGACCTAGGAACTTTACTTCCTCCTTCCACAACTCACACTTCGACAACTTAGCATACAATTTCCGCTCCTTTaagatttgcaacacaatcctcaagtgTTCTTCATGCTCCTTCACCGTcttagaataaactaagatatCGTCTATAAAAACCACCAcaaatttgtccaaaaagggacgaaagagtctgttcatgtaatccatgaaaacagcaggtgcattcgttaacctaaaggacatcaccgcaaactcgtagtgtccatagcgcGTCCTAAACGCAGTCTTAGGGATATCATCCTctttcacccttatctgatggtaaccggatctcaaatcaatattaaaaaatactccagctccttgcagttgatccatcaagtcatctatccttggcagcgggtacttgttcttcacagtTACTTTGTTCAACGGTCAGTAATCCACACAGAGTCACATTTCTCCATCCTTCTTCTTCCccaataaaactggcgctccccacggagatACACTCGatcgaatgaacctcttgttcagaagctcttccaactgagtctttaatTCAGCCAGCTCTATCGAAGCCATCCTATACGGTGCAATCGACACTGGTCCGGCTCCCAGCACCAATTCAATCGCAAATTCAATTTCCTTTTGAGGTGGAAATTCAGGAATATCTTCCGGGAACACCTCCAGAAAGTCTCTAATTACCAGAATTTGATCTAGTTCCTGATTATCCCCTAACGTATTCGCAGCCAACAGAATATAACCCTGACACTTTTCCCCACTACAATGCACCATTACCGAGTTCAGGTAGTAACCCTCAGCTATCACTGCTCTACTTTCTCCTTCTGGGATAAACCGAATTGACCACTCAAAGTAATCAAACAAAACTCGGTTCTTCAACAACCAATCAAATCTCAAAATTATCTCCAACCCAACCATTGGTAAACagatcaaatcatgcacaaagactctaccctcaagcttgaaacctacttgccTACAACCTGACTTAGTCATAACTGTCTGATAcggagtatgtacatgcagatCCAATGCTGACTCTGACACTTTCAAGCCTAGTTCCTCAACCTTAGCAAATAAAATAAACGAAtgcgaagctccagtatcatacAATGCAATCAAGACTTTATCACCAATTAAACAGTTACCTCTCATCAACGGATCCTCCTTAGAAGCATCCTTGGCGTTCACAGCAAACACTGGCCCCTGATGCTGACTTTGACCCGCATTTGGGTTCTTCCCACGAGTGCAATCCCTCGCAAAGTGACTAGGCAAGCCATAGTTGAAGCAACCACCTAAACCAATCTTGCATGAGTCATATGGATGAAAATGCCCACAACGCACACAAGTCAAATCCAGAGAAATCTTACTTTGATTTCCTCTCCCTTTGGCATACTGAAACTTATTTTGAGTGTTCTTTCTGAAGCCTCCTTGCCCTTGAGgcgcatatcctcctctcttGAAACTCTGACCCCTTGGATGAAAATACTTGCCACGTCTCCAACTAGAGCTTCCTTCGTGAGTTTCCTTGGACGAAGCTACCGTTTTCGCATATTCTTCCACCACTCTCGCCTTGTTCACCAACTCAGAGAAGACACgaatctccataggagccacagcagtcataatGCTATCCTTTAAGCCCTCTGGTACTTGATACACTTCCAACTCTCGTAGGTCTCCGGGGCACCCTGACACACCCGAGAAAACCTACAAAGCTCCTCAAATTTGCTGTGTAGTCTGCCACACAcaaggaaccttgcttcagctgcataagttccatctcctttgcttcccttgcagactcaggaaaAGACTTCCTATAGAAGGCTGACGGGCGGAAAATTGCtgattaagaatttatagtgaaaatagcattgcaagtacagttcttaaccgacaaaaattccgcttatcaatttaaaaagagttgacacaaattaagaataaattactgggagtagaattcccaggtcgtctcccaacgagttgacaaaagagtgcaatttattggtcaggaattttctgagaaattttagagttagAGAAcgggaaaataaaataattattaattaaagcaatgaaaattaacgagaGATTTTGGGTAATTGAAATAAAGAAgccttgaccaggagaagattaatcgaaagttctatccttgttgaatttttcccaagtgtaatagtaagaggttattatttttacttagttaaccatTACCagataaagaaaagtcaagtaattgagccaactctgattcacaagtcctaatcctctcctatggaaggattagtgACTAGAAAGTtaaccaacaacttccaattgcaaattaacacttgagtattccaactcaagggtctcctattaatcaactccaaagtcaagttaagaacctactccattgacatggatgccaattttgcAGACATGTAAATGGAATAGAGAAGAGACATGGTAActaaaattaaattgataaaaactaattttgaaataataaatcaAGGGAAGATGATACTCAAgccaataatgaaattaaatgtaaaaataattctcgcattaataaattccaaaatcaaagatattcATATGTAATTCGGAACAGGGTAAATGGGTGATAAAAGAATAaggaaataaggaaacaaactagaatgatagaaacttcaacggaggtagtaactcttctcaatatcccaatcaaaagcataaaactctaaaactatgaaggtgaagaaccctagaggaagaagtgttttttctctaagattccaaaactaaaaactaaaaattgtgtaaaagtgaatgtgtcttgagtctttgcttgtcccctggctctagtctgtgtttctgggccgagaactgggtcaaaagccagcccaaaattgcccttagcatcttctgcgatttctgcatgtggcgcacgtcacgcgtacgcgtcagtcacgcgtacacgtcgatggtcctcttcgcatgtcacgcatacgcgtcagttaTGCGCACGCATCGCTGTGCAATTTCggttgtcacgcatacgcgtcaggtacgcgtacgcgtcgctgtgaaaaactccaagtcacgcgcacgcatgagccatgcgtgcgcgtcgatcctcgctggtcatctccttcgtttcttgtgttccttccatttttgcgagcttcctctccatcctctaagccattcctgccttgtatagcctgaaaacacttaatacacagatcacggcatcgaatggtatatagagggattaaaaatacacaatttaaaggcttaggaagcaagttttcaactatagaacaaaattgggaaggatttgtaaaaccatgcaaattatatgaataagtgtgtaaaagattgataaaaaccactcaatttagca from Arachis ipaensis cultivar K30076 chromosome B09, Araip1.1, whole genome shotgun sequence includes these protein-coding regions:
- the LOC107615611 gene encoding uncharacterized protein LOC107615611, translated to MTAVAPMEIRVFSELVNKARVVEEYAKTVASSKETHEGSSSWRRGKYFHPRGQSFKRGGYAPQGQGGFRKNTQNKFQYAKGRGNQSKISLDLTCVRCGHFHPYDSCKIGLGGCFNYGLPSHFARDCTRGKNPNAGQSQHQGPVFAVNAKDASKEDPLMRGNCLIGDKVLIALYDTGASHSFILFAKVEELGLKVSESALDLHVHTPYQTVMTKSGCRQNRVLFDYFEWSIRFIPEGESRAVIAEGYYLNSVMVHCSGEKCQGYILLAANTLGDNQELDQILVIRDFLEVFPEDIPEFPPQKEIEFAIELVLGAGPVSIAPYRMASIELAELKTQLEELLNKRFIRSSVSPWGAPVLLGKKKDGEM